Genomic segment of Paenibacillus polymyxa:
AGCTCCACGCAGACGCCCGTTACTTTTAGCTTCAATAAAACCTTGGCCCAGGCTAATCTCCGCGCCCAATGCCTCAAAACCCTTTAAATGCTGATCAATTGGTCGCGTTCCGATTGCACATCCGCCTGGAAGCGAGATTCTTGTACGTCCCAAACGTGTAAGCAGCGGTCCCATAACCAAGAATGATGCGCGCATTTTCCTAACCCACTCGTAAGGGGCTTCACAGGAAATTATCTTCCGCGCGTCAACACGAATGACCTCATCTTGGTATGTAACGCCTGCTCCTAAGGACTCCAGCACTTTGTTAATGGTCATCACATCGTCTAGAGGAGGTGCATCAATAATAACACTTTCTCCTTCTTCTCCTAGCAGAGAAGCGGCGATGATCGGCAGAACTGAGTTTTTGGCTCCGCTGACTTTGACACTCCCGGTCAATCTGTTGCCACCGCGGACGATAAATTTGCTCATCTATGGTTCCCTCCGCGCGTCATTTCCCTTTTCCATTCTGGAAAAAAAGAACATATTCCGCTATTTTCATGCCTTGCTTTTTCATTACATAAAAAACAAGGTTTTTACTAATACCCTAACTGCCATCATACCACTGATTAAAACAAGTATACAAGCGTTTTTTGTACTTGATGACCATTGTACTCTAACTGATTCAGCCAGCTATACATGTATGGTTCTTTTGTTTACCATTGTTAACAATATGACGCGATGTTATTCGACAATTCCCGCAGAGACACAGTCATAAGGTCATATAACCCGCCTACTTCATGTTAAAACAAATTCTAGAGCATCTGGCTCCAAGAGATGTAGCTCAACAGGAACCCAGAAACCAACTGTCCCAAGATTATAGCAAGAAACAAGTGCAGCAATCTGCCCTGCGGTCCTTTGGGTTGCCGAATTAACAAATCCAGCTTTAAGCTCTGTAAAGCCCACCAAGCTAACGCTATACAGATAAGCGACACGATCATGGAGATCAGCGCGGTCATACTCGCCGATTGACTTAGCTGTTCAGCCAATTGCTGTTTCCCGTTCAACCATAATTCCTCCCATCTGCGTCACAGACTTCTTTATAATACTCGGCGAACGCCTAATATGCCAGTGCTATTTCTGCTTTTAGGACATTTATTTCGACAAAATGTGATTAATCACTTCTGTTTCGTGAATTTAAAAGGTACTAAATACCTAGCAACTGGGCAAGAAATAGGACTGTACATTTGGTAATAACAGCTAAAAAAGGGCCCGATCACAGTGATCGAAGGAAGCAAGGTTCTCCCTCACCTTCTACCGGACATTCTTTGGCAGAAGTTATGAAGTGGTCTCCTTGTCGTTCCATCCGTATACTATGCCGAACCCTTTTAAAATTCCACTTAAAATCCAATATTAATTCTTATTGGTTCTGATGCTTGTAGCATTTAAACGGTTAAGCGCCCGTTGCAGAGCTACTTCCGCCCGATGGTGATCTATCTGTTCCTGTTTGCTCTGGAGCCGCAGTTCTGCCCGCTCCCTTGCCGCACGGGCACGCTCCACATCAATTTCTTCGGAACGTTCCGCACTCTCAGCCAAAATGACCACTTTATCCTTGCGGACTTCAAGAAAGCCCCCATTGACCGCGA
This window contains:
- a CDS encoding DUF1146 family protein produces the protein MNGKQQLAEQLSQSASMTALISMIVSLICIALAWWALQSLKLDLLIRQPKGPQGRLLHLFLAIILGQLVSGFLLSYISWSQML
- a CDS encoding F0F1 ATP synthase subunit epsilon, with the protein product MSTYLLEIVTPERLVYTEQVNSISVRGSEGDLGILPGHLPLVTPLKIAPIRIKIGGQTEVIAVNGGFLEVRKDKVVILAESAERSEEIDVERARAARERAELRLQSKQEQIDHHRAEVALQRALNRLNATSIRTNKN